The following proteins are co-located in the Deltaproteobacteria bacterium genome:
- a CDS encoding diaminopimelate epimerase, with product MRFAKLHGTANDFVYVDAREGFPGDPAALAPRLCDRRRGIGADGLILLLPPADGGDCRMVIYNADGSRPEMCGNGIRGLAKFVHDRGLARANPLRIETDAGVKTVEAELAGGRVARVTVDMGVPVWDGRQIPVAADGEVVERPLEVAGRAYRVTCVSMGNPHCVVFVDDVEGLPLGEIGPRFEHHPFFPRRVNTEFVRVTARDRLLMRVWERGAGETLACGTGACAAAAAAARTGRAERRVVVGLPGGELHIDWRPDDHVYMTGDAVEVFEGRIEV from the coding sequence CTGCGCTTCGCGAAGCTGCACGGCACGGCGAACGACTTCGTCTACGTCGACGCGCGCGAGGGTTTCCCCGGCGACCCCGCGGCGCTGGCGCCGCGGCTCTGCGATCGGCGCCGCGGCATCGGCGCCGACGGCCTCATCCTGCTGCTGCCGCCGGCCGACGGCGGCGACTGCCGCATGGTCATCTACAATGCCGACGGCAGCCGCCCCGAGATGTGCGGCAACGGCATCCGCGGGCTGGCGAAGTTCGTCCACGACCGCGGGCTCGCACGGGCGAACCCGCTCCGCATCGAGACCGATGCGGGCGTGAAGACGGTCGAGGCCGAGCTCGCCGGCGGGCGGGTCGCACGCGTCACCGTGGACATGGGCGTGCCGGTCTGGGACGGCCGGCAGATCCCGGTGGCCGCCGACGGCGAGGTGGTCGAGCGGCCGCTCGAGGTCGCCGGGCGCGCGTACCGCGTCACCTGCGTGTCGATGGGCAACCCGCACTGCGTCGTCTTCGTGGACGACGTCGAGGGGCTGCCGCTCGGCGAGATCGGACCGCGCTTCGAGCACCACCCCTTCTTCCCGCGGCGGGTGAACACCGAGTTCGTCCGCGTGACGGCGCGCGATCGGCTCCTGATGCGGGTGTGGGAGCGCGGCGCGGGCGAGACCCTCGCCTGCGGCACGGGCGCCTGCGCGGCTGCGGCCGCCGCGGCACGCACGGGACGGGCCGAGCGGCGGGTCGTGGTCGGGCTCCCGGGCGGCGAGCTCCACATCGACTGGCGGCCCGACGATCACGTCTACATGACCGGGGACGCGGTCGAGGTCTTCGAAGGCCGCATCGAGGTGTAG
- a CDS encoding aminotransferase class I/II-fold pyridoxal phosphate-dependent enzyme: MQIKKSQRIQSLPPYLFASIDRVKKELLGRGVDVINLGVGDPDTPTPAHIVARLAEAAGKPANHRYPDYEGLLAFRQAAAEWMAQRYGVRVDPATEVVSLIGSKEGIANMAVAFVDPGDIVLVPDPGYPVYHIGAAFNGGQTYRLPLRHENAFLPDLAAIPADVARAAKLLWLNYPNNPTAAVAPAAFFADAIRFAERHGVILCHDAAYAEIYFGARPPSILEIPGGRDVAIEFHSLSKTFNMTGWRVGFAVGNPQLIAGLGQVKTNVDSGVFQAVQEAAIAALSGDYAVVERLRATYRERRDVLVAGLGTVGLPCDPPAGTFYVWVPVPRGTTAAALATRCLTEAGVVVTPGNGFGEAGEGYIRLTLCTRTERLREAVERLGGLRL; encoded by the coding sequence ATTCAGATCAAAAAATCCCAGCGAATCCAGAGCCTTCCGCCTTACCTCTTCGCTTCGATAGATCGGGTGAAGAAGGAGCTCCTCGGGCGCGGCGTGGACGTCATCAACCTCGGCGTCGGCGATCCGGACACGCCGACGCCCGCGCACATCGTGGCGCGGCTCGCCGAGGCCGCCGGCAAGCCCGCCAACCATCGCTATCCCGACTACGAGGGCCTGCTCGCCTTCCGTCAGGCGGCAGCGGAGTGGATGGCGCAGCGCTACGGGGTGCGGGTCGACCCGGCGACCGAGGTCGTGTCGCTCATCGGCTCCAAGGAGGGGATCGCGAACATGGCGGTCGCCTTCGTCGACCCGGGCGACATCGTGCTGGTCCCCGACCCGGGCTATCCCGTCTACCACATTGGCGCGGCGTTCAACGGCGGCCAGACCTACCGGCTGCCCCTCCGGCACGAGAACGCGTTCCTCCCCGATCTCGCCGCGATTCCCGCCGACGTCGCGCGCGCCGCGAAGCTCCTCTGGCTCAACTACCCGAACAACCCCACCGCCGCCGTCGCGCCGGCTGCCTTCTTCGCCGATGCCATTCGCTTCGCCGAGCGTCACGGCGTGATCCTCTGCCACGACGCCGCCTACGCCGAGATCTACTTCGGCGCGCGGCCGCCGAGCATCCTCGAGATTCCCGGCGGCCGCGACGTCGCGATCGAGTTTCACTCGCTCTCGAAGACCTTCAACATGACGGGCTGGCGGGTCGGGTTCGCGGTCGGCAACCCGCAGCTGATCGCGGGGCTCGGCCAGGTGAAGACGAACGTCGACTCGGGCGTCTTCCAGGCGGTCCAGGAAGCGGCGATCGCCGCGCTTTCGGGGGACTACGCGGTCGTCGAGCGCCTGCGAGCGACCTACCGCGAGCGCCGCGACGTGCTCGTCGCCGGCCTCGGCACCGTCGGCCTCCCGTGCGACCCCCCCGCGGGCACCTTCTACGTCTGGGTGCCGGTGCCGCGCGGCACGACGGCCGCGGCGCTCGCCACCCGCTGCCTCACCGAGGCCGGCGTCGTGGTGACGCCCGGGAACGGTTTCGGCGAGGCGGGCGAGGGATACATCCGGCTGACGTTGTGTACCCGGACGGAACGGTTGCGCGAGGCGGTGGAGCGGCTCGGAGGCCTCCGGCTCTAG
- the oxlT gene encoding oxalate/formate MFS antiporter: MMAIANLQYTWTLFTKPLQAHLNVTLAAVQWTFALFIGLETWLVPFEGYLVDRLGPRLMLALGGVLVGLGWIGAGRADTLYELYFWYGLGGIGAGVVYGGTIGNALKWFPDHRGLCVGLTSGAYGIGTALTVAPIASMMKASGYQHTLITWGMIQGIVVVLAALVLATPPAGWAPPGWKVKEAQAKPKVRVSSVDMTPWQMLHTGSFWVIYLMMTLVAFGGLVVTAQLNPMAVSYHVDSVVVAFGMTALVLAIEVDRVLNGLTRPFWGWVSDHIGRENTMSIAFTLEGLAVFGLLQLIHRPIWFIVLSGLCFFAWGEIFSLFPSITGDLFGKTWATTNYGIVYTAKGLASVFAAPGAAWIFATTGSWVRVFWAMIACDLLAGIMALVWLKPVAARTIAQAQLRLRLADATGAATGSGDTQRVA; the protein is encoded by the coding sequence ATGATGGCCATCGCGAACCTGCAGTATACGTGGACGCTGTTCACCAAGCCCTTGCAAGCCCATCTGAACGTCACGCTGGCGGCCGTCCAGTGGACGTTTGCTCTGTTCATCGGGCTCGAGACCTGGCTCGTCCCCTTTGAAGGGTATCTGGTCGACCGGCTGGGACCGCGGCTGATGCTGGCTCTCGGCGGCGTGCTGGTTGGGCTGGGCTGGATCGGGGCCGGTCGAGCCGACACGCTGTACGAGCTCTACTTCTGGTACGGACTGGGGGGCATTGGCGCGGGCGTCGTGTATGGCGGAACGATCGGCAACGCGCTCAAGTGGTTCCCCGACCATCGCGGGTTGTGCGTCGGCCTCACCTCCGGAGCCTATGGCATCGGAACCGCGCTGACGGTCGCCCCCATCGCCAGTATGATGAAGGCCTCCGGCTACCAGCACACGCTGATCACGTGGGGGATGATCCAGGGGATCGTTGTCGTCCTGGCAGCGCTGGTGCTCGCCACGCCACCGGCCGGCTGGGCGCCGCCCGGATGGAAGGTGAAAGAGGCGCAAGCGAAGCCGAAGGTGCGTGTTTCCAGTGTGGACATGACGCCCTGGCAGATGCTCCACACGGGGTCGTTCTGGGTCATCTACCTGATGATGACCCTGGTGGCCTTCGGCGGCCTGGTCGTAACCGCGCAGCTCAACCCCATGGCGGTCAGCTACCATGTGGACAGCGTAGTGGTGGCCTTTGGCATGACCGCGCTCGTGCTGGCGATCGAGGTGGACCGGGTGCTGAACGGATTGACACGGCCATTCTGGGGATGGGTGTCGGACCACATCGGCCGAGAAAACACCATGTCCATCGCCTTCACCCTGGAGGGGTTGGCGGTATTTGGTTTGCTCCAGCTGATCCACCGCCCCATCTGGTTCATCGTATTGTCTGGGTTGTGTTTCTTTGCCTGGGGGGAGATCTTTTCGCTGTTCCCCTCGATCACCGGGGACCTGTTTGGAAAGACATGGGCCACCACGAACTACGGCATCGTGTATACGGCCAAGGGACTGGCCTCGGTCTTTGCTGCTCCAGGTGCCGCCTGGATCTTTGCAACGACCGGGTCTTGGGTGCGGGTCTTCTGGGCGATGATCGCCTGTGACCTGCTGGCCGGGATCATGGCCTTGGTCTGGCTCAAGCCCGTCGCGGCCCGCACCATCGCACAGGCGCAGCTGCGCCTTCGGCTTGCCGATGCGACGGGTGCGGCCACCGGAAGCGGAGACACGCAGCGAGTGGCGTGA
- a CDS encoding 4-hydroxy-tetrahydrodipicolinate reductase, whose translation MGRLLVTLAREDPHLAVAGAVEAAGHAAVGRDAGEVAGGAALGVSIVGELGAICRPEQVVLDFTAPEATIAHARVAAERRAALVVGTTGLNPEQDRELRAHAGRTRAVIAPNMSVGVTVLTELVAQAARLLGDGFEAEIVELHHHDKKDAPSGTAIALGRAIAAARGRDFTRVGVLARQGLVGARGPQEIGVVALRAGDVVGDHTVVFGGLGERLELVHRAQSRECLARGALRAARWVAEQRTGVYSMRDVLGL comes from the coding sequence ATGGGACGGCTGCTCGTCACGCTGGCGCGCGAGGACCCTCACCTCGCGGTCGCCGGCGCGGTCGAGGCCGCCGGCCACGCGGCGGTGGGGCGCGACGCGGGCGAGGTGGCCGGCGGTGCGGCGCTCGGAGTGTCCATCGTGGGAGAGCTCGGCGCGATCTGCCGTCCCGAGCAGGTCGTGCTCGACTTCACTGCTCCCGAGGCGACGATCGCGCACGCGCGGGTGGCCGCCGAGCGCCGCGCCGCGCTGGTCGTCGGCACGACGGGGCTCAACCCCGAGCAGGACCGCGAGCTGCGCGCGCACGCCGGGCGCACGCGCGCCGTCATCGCGCCCAACATGAGCGTCGGCGTGACGGTGCTGACCGAGCTCGTCGCGCAGGCGGCGCGTCTCCTGGGCGACGGCTTCGAGGCCGAGATCGTCGAGCTCCACCATCACGACAAGAAAGACGCGCCGAGCGGCACGGCGATCGCGCTCGGGCGCGCGATCGCCGCGGCGCGCGGGCGCGACTTCACGCGCGTCGGGGTGCTCGCCCGCCAGGGGCTCGTCGGCGCCCGTGGCCCGCAGGAGATCGGCGTGGTCGCGTTGCGCGCCGGCGACGTGGTCGGCGATCACACCGTCGTCTTCGGCGGCCTCGGCGAGCGGCTGGAACTCGTCCACCGCGCGCAGAGCCGCGAGTGTCTGGCGCGCGGCGCGCTGCGCGCGGCGCGCTGGGTGGCCGAGCAGCGGACGGGCGTGTACTCGATGCGCGACGTCCTGGGGCTGTAA
- a CDS encoding NAD(P)-dependent glycerol-3-phosphate dehydrogenase: protein MARFAVIGSGAWGTALACHLARLEHAVTMWAYEPEVVEEIVTRHTNSVYLPDVSLPETIRASADARQVAASGDVVVLVPPSSHLRAVSTQAAPGVRRDAVVVVATKGIEERTLKLMSTVLEETMPGLEPERLAFLSGPTFAREVAQSLPTDVVVASKGMIAARKVQDLVHSLTLRTYTSADPIGVQVGGAVKNVMAIATGACDGLRFGMNARAALITRGLAEMARLGTALGADPLTFLGLAGVGDLVLTCTGDLSRNRTLGVRVAEGADPAAYLAGQRSVAEGFSTAAAGHDLAHKLGVDMPITEQVYHVLHRGRPLLEAVRQLLERDYKEELHGIRVSPP, encoded by the coding sequence ATGGCACGATTCGCGGTCATCGGCTCCGGAGCGTGGGGCACCGCGCTCGCCTGCCACCTGGCGAGGCTCGAGCACGCGGTGACGATGTGGGCGTACGAGCCCGAGGTGGTCGAGGAGATCGTCACCCGGCACACGAACTCGGTCTACCTCCCGGATGTCTCGCTGCCGGAGACCATCCGGGCATCGGCGGACGCGCGGCAGGTGGCGGCGAGCGGGGACGTCGTCGTCCTCGTCCCGCCGTCGAGCCATCTGCGGGCCGTGTCGACGCAGGCGGCCCCGGGCGTGCGGCGCGACGCGGTCGTGGTGGTGGCCACGAAGGGCATCGAGGAGCGGACCCTCAAGCTGATGTCGACGGTGCTCGAGGAGACGATGCCTGGCCTCGAGCCCGAGCGGCTCGCCTTCCTCTCCGGGCCGACCTTCGCGCGCGAGGTTGCCCAGAGTCTCCCGACCGACGTCGTGGTGGCGTCGAAGGGAATGATCGCTGCCCGCAAGGTGCAGGATCTCGTTCACTCCCTCACGCTCCGGACGTACACCAGCGCGGATCCCATCGGCGTCCAGGTGGGCGGCGCAGTCAAGAACGTGATGGCGATCGCCACCGGGGCCTGCGACGGCCTGCGCTTTGGCATGAACGCACGCGCTGCGCTGATCACCCGCGGTCTCGCCGAGATGGCCCGGCTCGGCACGGCGCTCGGGGCCGATCCGCTCACCTTCCTCGGGCTCGCCGGGGTGGGCGACCTGGTACTCACCTGCACGGGCGACCTATCGCGCAACCGCACGCTCGGGGTGCGGGTAGCGGAAGGCGCCGACCCCGCCGCCTACCTCGCGGGCCAGCGCTCGGTGGCCGAGGGGTTCTCGACCGCAGCGGCAGGGCACGACCTGGCGCACAAGTTGGGCGTCGACATGCCGATCACCGAGCAGGTGTATCATGTGCTGCACCGGGGGCGGCCGCTCCTCGAGGCGGTCCGACAGCTGCTCGAGCGTGACTACAAGGAGGAGCTGCACGGCATCCGGGTCTCGCCTCCCTGA
- a CDS encoding argininosuccinate synthase, which produces MVQAPVRRIVLAYSGGLDTSVILRWLVERYQAEVVAFCADLGQGEELGGLEEKAHRTGAAKLVLEDLREEFVRDYVFPMLRAGAIYENQYLLGTSIARPLIAKRQVELARREGADAVAHGATGKGNDQVRFELAYAALAPELTVIAPWREWEFKGRADLIAYAEAHRIPVAATAEKPYSTDRNLLHVSYEGGILEDPWRPPYDDMFQLTVAPERAPEQPEDVDVDLEGGVPVAVNGERLSPAALLARLNAIAGAHGVGRVDVVENRYVGMKSRGVYETPGGTVLRAAFQAVESLTLDREVMHLRDSLVPRYAEMVYYGYWFAPERLMLQAAVDEAARAVSGTARLRLYRGSVRTVGRKAPRSLYDPQLVSFDEAGGYRQEDAGGFIRLAGLRLRLRTLVEQTRK; this is translated from the coding sequence ATGGTCCAGGCGCCCGTGCGCCGCATCGTCCTCGCCTACTCGGGCGGGCTCGACACCTCGGTCATCCTCCGCTGGCTCGTCGAGCGGTACCAGGCCGAGGTGGTGGCGTTCTGTGCCGACCTCGGGCAGGGCGAGGAGCTCGGCGGCCTCGAGGAGAAGGCGCACCGGACCGGCGCCGCGAAGCTCGTGCTCGAGGACCTGCGCGAAGAATTCGTCCGCGACTACGTCTTCCCGATGCTGCGCGCGGGTGCGATCTACGAGAACCAGTACCTGCTCGGCACCTCGATCGCGCGCCCGCTCATCGCCAAGCGGCAGGTCGAGCTCGCCCGCCGGGAAGGCGCCGACGCCGTCGCGCACGGCGCCACCGGCAAGGGCAACGACCAGGTCCGCTTCGAGCTCGCCTACGCGGCGCTCGCTCCCGAGCTCACCGTGATCGCGCCCTGGCGCGAGTGGGAGTTCAAGGGACGCGCCGACCTGATCGCCTACGCCGAGGCCCACCGCATCCCGGTCGCGGCCACGGCCGAGAAGCCCTACTCCACCGACCGCAACCTCCTCCACGTGAGCTACGAAGGCGGCATCCTCGAGGATCCCTGGCGCCCGCCGTACGACGACATGTTCCAGCTCACGGTCGCGCCCGAGCGCGCGCCCGAGCAGCCGGAGGACGTCGACGTCGACCTCGAGGGCGGCGTCCCCGTCGCGGTCAACGGCGAGCGCTTGTCGCCGGCCGCCCTCCTCGCCCGGCTGAACGCCATCGCCGGGGCCCACGGCGTCGGGCGGGTGGACGTGGTCGAGAACCGCTATGTCGGCATGAAGTCGCGCGGCGTCTACGAGACGCCGGGCGGCACGGTGCTGCGCGCCGCCTTCCAGGCGGTCGAGTCGCTCACGCTCGACCGCGAGGTCATGCACCTCCGCGACTCGCTCGTGCCGCGCTACGCCGAGATGGTCTATTACGGCTACTGGTTCGCGCCCGAGCGGCTGATGCTGCAGGCCGCGGTCGACGAGGCGGCGCGTGCGGTCTCCGGGACGGCCCGGCTCCGGCTCTATCGCGGCAGCGTGCGGACCGTCGGCCGCAAGGCGCCGCGCTCGCTCTACGACCCGCAGCTCGTGAGCTTCGACGAGGCGGGCGGCTACCGCCAGGAGGACGCAGGGGGCTTCATCCGCCTGGCCGGCCTCCGGCTCCGCCTGCGCACCCTCGTGGAACAGACGCGCAAATGA
- the argH gene encoding argininosuccinate lyase, producing MTRSRARARAAKAWAGRIAAPTAPAVERFTGSLPVDRRLYPHDIAGSVAHVRALVRARLLTRREGARLERGLGAVRRELDAGRFRFLASDEDIHMAIERRLVQLLGPLGGKLHTGRSRNDQVALDLRLWLRAECDALDGAVRRLQQALVALATRHRGAIMPGYTHLQRAQPILLAHHLLAYREMLARDRGRFRDCRARADELPLGAGALAGAGFPIDRRFVARQLGFRRISANSVDAVADRDAAAEFLAAAAITAVHLSRLAEEIVLWATEEFGFVALPDAFATGSSMMPQKKNPDVAELVRGKTGRTIGALVALLTVLKGLPLAYNRDLQEDKPALFDAAATLGESLDVLAALVPRLRFDTGRMRAAADGLLLATDLADLLVERGVPFRRAHEITGALVRHCLATGTGLRDIDAEVLRRHSPLLTPALLRRLTPERSVARRRVLGGTAPQEVRRQLARASREAAP from the coding sequence ATGACGCGGAGCCGCGCGCGAGCGCGGGCGGCAAAGGCCTGGGCGGGACGGATCGCGGCGCCGACGGCGCCGGCCGTCGAGCGGTTCACCGGCTCGCTTCCCGTCGACCGCCGCCTCTACCCGCACGACATCGCGGGCAGCGTGGCCCACGTCCGCGCGCTCGTGCGCGCGCGGCTGCTGACGCGCCGCGAGGGCGCGCGGCTCGAACGGGGACTCGGGGCCGTCCGCCGCGAGCTCGATGCGGGCCGCTTCCGCTTTCTCGCCTCGGACGAGGACATCCACATGGCGATCGAGCGGCGGCTCGTGCAGCTCCTCGGGCCGCTCGGCGGCAAGCTGCACACCGGCCGCAGCCGCAACGACCAGGTGGCGCTCGACCTTCGCCTCTGGCTGCGCGCGGAGTGCGACGCGCTCGACGGCGCGGTCCGGCGGCTCCAGCAGGCGCTCGTCGCCCTCGCGACGCGCCACCGGGGCGCCATCATGCCGGGCTACACGCACCTCCAGCGCGCCCAACCCATTCTCCTCGCCCATCACCTGCTCGCCTATCGCGAGATGCTGGCGCGCGACCGCGGGCGATTCCGCGACTGCCGCGCGCGCGCCGACGAGCTGCCGCTCGGCGCCGGTGCCCTGGCGGGCGCCGGCTTTCCGATCGATCGCCGCTTCGTCGCGCGCCAGCTGGGGTTCCGCCGGATCAGCGCGAACAGCGTCGACGCGGTGGCCGACCGCGACGCCGCGGCCGAGTTCCTGGCCGCGGCCGCGATCACCGCCGTGCACCTCTCGCGTCTGGCCGAGGAGATCGTCCTCTGGGCGACCGAGGAGTTCGGCTTCGTCGCGCTGCCCGACGCCTTCGCCACCGGCAGCTCGATGATGCCGCAGAAGAAGAACCCGGACGTGGCCGAGCTGGTGCGCGGCAAGACCGGGCGGACGATCGGCGCGCTGGTCGCGCTCCTGACCGTCTTGAAGGGCCTGCCGCTCGCCTACAACCGCGACCTGCAGGAGGACAAGCCGGCCCTCTTCGACGCCGCCGCCACGCTCGGCGAATCGCTCGACGTGCTCGCGGCGCTCGTCCCTCGCCTGCGCTTCGATACCGGGCGCATGCGTGCCGCGGCCGACGGGCTCCTCCTCGCCACCGACCTCGCCGACCTGCTGGTCGAGCGCGGCGTCCCGTTCCGCCGCGCGCACGAGATCACCGGCGCGCTGGTTCGCCACTGCCTCGCGACGGGCACGGGGCTGCGCGACATCGACGCGGAAGTCCTCCGCCGCCACTCGCCCCTGCTGACGCCCGCCCTCCTGCGCCGGCTCACCCCCGAGCGGTCGGTGGCCCGCCGCCGCGTGCTCGGCGGGACCGCACCCCAGGAAGTCCGCCGCCAGCTGGCACGCGCCAGCCGGGAGGCCGCCCCGTGA
- a CDS encoding 4-hydroxy-tetrahydrodipicolinate synthase — protein MLTGSMTALVTPFRAGEIDRRALAALVERQIDAGTHGLVPCGSTGEAATLTHDEHVEVVREVVRLARRRVPVIAGTGSNSTAEAIRLTRGAEEAGADAALLISPYYNKPTQEGLYRHYAAVAEATRLPIILYNIPGRTASNMTPETIGRLSRIGNIVGVKEASGSLAQVLEIIETSGPDFAVYSGDDILTLPIMAVGGKGVIAVTANLVPHEFAELAEALLAGDLERGRSLMHRLLPLVHAMSLEVNPIPVKTALAIMGACAEEFRLPLTCASAATRAKLETVLREYELV, from the coding sequence ATGCTGACGGGCTCCATGACCGCGCTCGTCACGCCCTTCCGGGCGGGCGAGATCGACCGGCGCGCGCTGGCGGCGCTCGTCGAGCGACAGATCGACGCCGGCACGCACGGGCTCGTGCCCTGCGGCTCGACCGGCGAGGCGGCCACGCTCACGCACGACGAGCACGTGGAGGTGGTGCGCGAGGTGGTCCGCCTGGCGCGCCGCCGGGTCCCGGTGATCGCCGGCACGGGCTCCAACTCCACCGCCGAGGCGATCCGGCTCACGCGCGGCGCCGAGGAGGCGGGCGCGGACGCCGCGCTGCTGATCTCGCCCTACTACAACAAGCCCACGCAGGAGGGCCTCTACCGCCACTACGCCGCCGTGGCGGAGGCGACCCGCCTGCCCATCATCCTCTACAACATCCCCGGCCGGACGGCCTCGAACATGACCCCCGAGACGATCGGGCGGCTCTCGCGCATCGGCAACATCGTCGGCGTCAAGGAGGCGAGCGGCTCGCTCGCGCAGGTGCTCGAGATCATCGAGACCTCGGGCCCGGATTTCGCAGTGTATTCGGGCGACGACATCCTCACGCTGCCCATCATGGCGGTGGGCGGCAAGGGCGTGATCGCCGTCACCGCCAACCTCGTGCCGCACGAGTTCGCCGAGCTGGCCGAGGCGCTGCTCGCCGGCGACCTCGAGCGCGGCCGGTCCCTCATGCACCGGCTCCTGCCGCTCGTGCACGCGATGAGCCTCGAGGTGAACCCGATTCCGGTGAAGACCGCGCTCGCGATCATGGGTGCGTGCGCCGAGGAGTTCCGCCTGCCGCTCACCTGCGCGAGCGCCGCGACGCGGGCGAAGCTCGAGACCGTCCTTCGGGAGTACGAGCTTGTCTGA
- the lysA gene encoding diaminopimelate decarboxylase — MSHFTYRAGELHCEDVPLAALAASLGTPLYVYSQAAILDRFRAFDAAFGAVPHLVCFAVKANDHLAILRLLAREGAGFDVVSQGELWKALRAGADGRKIVFSGVGKSDAELEAALDANLLMINVESPQELDAVERVAARRRVRAPVSLRVNPDVDPKTHPYIATGLKKSKFGIDFGEALVHYARARTMPHLDVVGIDCHIGSQLTEVAPFVDALARVRELAGRLVADGFMLRYLDFGGGLGITYKDETPPTPAAYAAAIQAGLRGLDCTLVLEPGRAVVGNAGVLLTRVLYRKDTPAKRFVVVDGAMNDLVRPALYGSYQAIQPVRPRGASTIVADVVGPVCESGDFLARDRELEEPAPGDLLAVMSAGAYGYVMASNYNARPRPAAVLIDGPRHHIVRERETLEDLVRGERIPPELG, encoded by the coding sequence ATGAGTCACTTCACCTACCGCGCCGGCGAGCTTCACTGCGAGGACGTCCCGCTCGCCGCCCTCGCCGCCTCGCTCGGCACTCCGCTCTACGTGTACAGCCAGGCGGCGATCCTCGATCGTTTTCGTGCTTTCGACGCCGCCTTTGGGGCTGTCCCGCACCTCGTCTGCTTCGCCGTCAAGGCGAACGACCACCTCGCCATCCTGCGTCTCCTGGCGCGCGAGGGAGCGGGCTTCGACGTCGTGTCGCAGGGCGAGCTCTGGAAGGCGCTCCGCGCCGGCGCCGACGGCCGGAAGATCGTCTTCTCGGGCGTGGGCAAGAGCGACGCGGAGCTCGAGGCCGCGCTCGACGCGAACCTCCTCATGATCAACGTCGAGTCGCCGCAGGAGCTCGACGCCGTCGAGCGCGTGGCGGCGCGGCGCCGGGTGCGCGCGCCGGTCAGCCTCCGCGTGAACCCCGACGTCGACCCGAAGACCCATCCCTACATCGCGACCGGCCTCAAGAAGAGCAAGTTCGGGATCGACTTCGGCGAGGCGCTCGTGCACTACGCCCGGGCCCGGACCATGCCGCACCTGGACGTGGTCGGCATCGACTGCCACATCGGGTCGCAGCTGACCGAGGTGGCACCTTTCGTCGACGCGCTCGCACGCGTGCGCGAGCTGGCCGGGCGGCTGGTCGCCGACGGCTTCATGCTCCGCTACCTCGACTTCGGCGGCGGGCTCGGCATCACGTACAAGGACGAGACGCCGCCCACGCCGGCCGCGTACGCCGCGGCGATCCAGGCGGGGCTCCGCGGCCTCGATTGCACGCTCGTGCTCGAGCCGGGCCGGGCCGTGGTGGGAAACGCGGGCGTGCTCCTCACGCGCGTCCTCTACCGCAAGGACACCCCTGCCAAGCGTTTCGTGGTCGTGGACGGCGCGATGAACGATCTCGTGCGGCCGGCGCTCTACGGCTCCTACCAGGCGATCCAGCCGGTGCGTCCGCGCGGCGCTTCCACCATCGTCGCCGACGTCGTGGGGCCGGTGTGCGAGAGCGGCGACTTCCTCGCCAGGGACCGCGAGCTCGAGGAGCCCGCGCCCGGCGACCTCCTGGCCGTCATGAGCGCCGGCGCCTACGGCTACGTGATGGCCTCGAACTACAACGCGCGGCCCCGTCCCGCGGCCGTGCTGATTGACGGTCCGCGCCACCACATTGTAAGGGAGCGCGAGACACTCGAGGACCTGGTCCGCGGCGAGCGCATCCCTCCGGAACTCGGCTGA